A window of Kribbella sp. NBC_00382 genomic DNA:
GCATCCCGATCAGGCGCTTGATCAGGTGACCGTGGCTGGAGTCCGGCAGCAGGCCGACGACCTCGAAGAACCGGCCGATCGACCCACGCTTCTGGCCGCTCTCCTCGTCGCCCAGCCAGCCGCCCGGATCCTCGAACACGACCACGTCGCCGCGTTTCACGTCGGTCAGTTTCTCGACCACGACGCGGTCGCCGACGAGCAGCGTGTTCTGCATCGACTCGCTCGGGATGATGAACATCTGGCCGACGAAGGCCCGCAGGATCGACGAGACGATCAGAGCACCGACCACGATCAGCACGAACTCGCGAGCAGCTGCCGCGAGGCCTGAGCGGTGGGCGGGTTTCTCTTTCGTCGCGGTCGGTGTCTCAGTCACTTCTTCAGCCCCGGCTTCTTGAAGGTTTCCGGAGGACGCAGCATCGTCATCCGGTCAGACGGCCAGATTACGCAACAGGCACGGCCAACCACGTTGTCGACAGGGACGAACCCGCCGCCGGGCCCGCCCATGTGGGCGCGGGAGTCCGCGGATTCGGCCCGGTTGTCACCCATGACCCACAGTGAACCAGGCGGCACAACGACGCTGAACGTCGTGGTGGACGGTTTGGCGTCCTTGAGCAGGTACTCGCGCTCGTCGAGCGGGATCCCGTTGACCGTGATCCGGCCCGCCTTGTCGCAGCAGACCACCTTGTCGCCGGCCACGCCGATCACCCGCTTGACCAGGTGACCCTCACCGCTGCGCGGCAGGATG
This region includes:
- the lepB gene encoding signal peptidase I, which gives rise to MSLLLEMTTVTVLALVITVVLRLFVAEAFYVPSESMYDTLTTNDRILAEKVSYLHRDVDRGDIIVFKDPGHWLNEEQKEPGTLRQVGEFVGILPRSGEGHLVKRVIGVAGDKVVCCDKAGRITVNGIPLDEREYLLKDAKPSTTTFSVVVPPGSLWVMGDNRAESADSRAHMGGPGGGFVPVDNVVGRACCVIWPSDRMTMLRPPETFKKPGLKK